The following are from one region of the Gammaproteobacteria bacterium genome:
- the lysS gene encoding lysine--tRNA ligase, producing the protein MTDQDPIQDEHQLIANRRAKLAVLREKGIAFPTDFRRNVVAGELHAKYGDKDNDFFEAQPVRVKVAGRMMAKRLMGKASFTQLQDMSGRIQLFLQRDTLPEGVYEEFKAWDVGDILGTEGVLFRTKTGELSVKVEEIRLLTKALRPLPEKFHGLADQETRYRQRYLDLIVNEVTRNTFRMRTAIVDYIRAFLNQRDFLEVETPMMQVIPGGATARPFTTHHHALDMQLFLRIAPELYLKRLVVGGFEKVYEINRNFRNEGLSTRHNPEFTMLEFYEAYADYRDLMDLTEELLRGMAQTLLGTTIITYQGEQYEFGKPFVRMTLKDSILHFNPEITPSALEDLGTARAVAQDLKIPLKDSYGLGKVQVEIFEKTVEHRLKNPTFITAYPTEVSPLARRNDDDPSITDRFEFFVGGREIANGFSELNDAEDQAERFRKQVQEKDAGDDEAMHFDADYICALEHGMPPTAGEGIGIDRLTMLFADAPSIRDVLLFPHMRPEG; encoded by the coding sequence ATGACTGATCAAGACCCAATACAAGACGAACACCAGCTCATCGCAAACCGCCGCGCCAAACTGGCCGTATTGCGTGAAAAAGGCATTGCCTTCCCCACCGATTTTCGGCGCAACGTCGTGGCGGGTGAACTGCACGCCAAGTATGGCGATAAGGACAATGACTTTTTTGAAGCGCAGCCGGTACGTGTGAAAGTTGCCGGGCGCATGATGGCCAAGCGGCTCATGGGCAAGGCGAGCTTTACCCAATTGCAGGACATGTCTGGCCGCATCCAATTGTTTCTGCAGCGCGACACTCTGCCCGAAGGTGTTTACGAAGAGTTCAAGGCATGGGATGTCGGCGATATCCTCGGCACCGAGGGTGTGTTGTTCCGCACCAAGACGGGCGAGCTTTCCGTAAAAGTCGAAGAGATCCGCCTACTGACCAAGGCGTTGCGCCCATTGCCGGAGAAATTCCACGGCCTGGCCGATCAGGAAACCCGTTACCGTCAGCGTTACCTCGACCTGATCGTCAACGAGGTAACACGCAACACTTTTCGCATGCGCACGGCGATTGTCGATTATATTCGCGCCTTCCTGAATCAGCGTGATTTTCTCGAAGTGGAAACGCCGATGATGCAGGTGATTCCCGGTGGAGCAACGGCGCGCCCCTTCACTACTCATCACCATGCGCTGGACATGCAGTTATTTTTGCGTATTGCGCCGGAGTTATACCTGAAACGCCTAGTGGTCGGCGGTTTCGAGAAGGTCTACGAGATCAATCGCAATTTCCGCAACGAAGGTCTGTCCACGCGCCACAATCCCGAATTCACCATGCTGGAGTTTTATGAGGCTTACGCGGATTACCGCGATCTGATGGACCTCACCGAAGAACTGCTGCGTGGTATGGCGCAAACACTGCTGGGTACAACAATAATCACTTATCAGGGCGAACAATACGAGTTCGGTAAGCCGTTTGTGCGCATGACCCTGAAGGATTCCATCCTGCATTTCAACCCGGAGATCACGCCATCGGCGCTGGAAGATCTGGGTACGGCCCGCGCCGTTGCGCAAGACCTCAAAATCCCGCTCAAGGACAGCTATGGCCTGGGCAAGGTGCAAGTGGAGATCTTTGAAAAGACCGTCGAACACCGCCTGAAAAACCCGACTTTCATCACCGCCTATCCCACCGAGGTTTCGCCGCTGGCGCGCCGTAACGATGATGACCCGTCCATCACCGATCGCTTCGAATTCTTTGTTGGCGGGCGCGAGATCGCCAATGGCTTTTCGGAGTTGAACGACGCCGAGGATCAGGCTGAACGTTTTCGCAAACAGGTGCAGGAAAAAGATGCGGGCGATGACGAAGCCATGCATTTCGACGCCGACTACATCTGCGCCCTGGAACATGGCATGCCGCCCACCGCAGGCGAGGGCATCGGTATTGATAGATTGACTATGCTGTTTGCCGACGCGCCGTCAATCCGCGACGTGCTGCTGTTTCCGCATATGCGGCCGGAGGGATAG
- the prfB gene encoding peptide chain release factor 2 (programmed frameshift), translating to MLEINPVVKHIKDMQGRSDALRGYLDYDVKKERLTEVERELENPAIWNNPERAQELGRERVQLLQIVDTLSGLGESLTDAQALVEMAGEEDDQATVDAVVADLDKLEKKLAELEFRRMFSGEMDHNNAFLEIQSGSGGTEAQDWANMLLRMYLRWGERRGFVTELIEVSPAEVAGIKSATIRFEGEYAYGWLRTETGVHRLVRKSPFDSGNRRHTSFSSVFVSPEVDDSIEIDINPADLRVDTYRASGAGGQHVNRTESAIRITHMPSGIVVACQSDRSQHKNRSTAMKQLQAKLYEMEMQKRRATQQILEDSKSDIGWGSQIRSYVLDQSRIKDLRTGVETGNTQAVLDGDLDDFIEASLKSGL from the exons ATGCTCGAAATCAATCCAGTCGTAAAACACATCAAAGATATGCAGGGGCGTTCCGATGCTCTGAGGGGGTATCTT GACTATGATGTCAAAAAAGAACGCCTGACCGAGGTTGAGCGCGAGCTCGAAAATCCCGCCATCTGGAACAACCCCGAACGCGCCCAGGAGCTGGGGCGTGAGCGTGTCCAGTTGCTCCAGATCGTCGACACACTGAGTGGTCTGGGCGAGAGCCTGACGGACGCGCAGGCGCTGGTCGAGATGGCGGGCGAAGAGGACGATCAGGCCACAGTCGATGCGGTGGTCGCCGATCTAGACAAGTTGGAAAAAAAACTCGCCGAACTGGAATTTCGTCGCATGTTCTCCGGTGAGATGGATCACAACAACGCCTTCCTTGAAATCCAGTCCGGCTCCGGCGGCACAGAGGCGCAGGATTGGGCCAACATGCTGCTGCGCATGTATTTGCGCTGGGGCGAACGGCGTGGATTTGTCACCGAGCTGATTGAAGTGTCGCCTGCCGAAGTCGCGGGCATCAAGAGCGCCACGATCCGTTTTGAGGGCGAATACGCTTACGGCTGGCTGCGCACCGAGACCGGCGTGCACCGCCTGGTGCGCAAATCGCCGTTTGACTCCGGCAACCGTCGCCATACCTCGTTCTCTTCGGTGTTTGTCTCGCCCGAGGTTGATGACAGTATCGAGATCGACATCAATCCAGCCGATCTTAGGGTTGACACCTACCGTGCCAGTGGCGCGGGTGGGCAGCACGTCAACCGCACAGAATCCGCGATCCGCATCACACATATGCCTAGCGGCATTGTTGTGGCGTGTCAGAGCGACCGTTCCCAGCACAAGAACCGTTCCACCGCCATGAAGCAGTTGCAAGCCAAGCTGTATGAGATGGAGATGCAAAAGCGCCGCGCAACCCAGCAGATACTGGAGGATAGCAAGTCCGATATCGGCTGGGGCAGCCAGATTCGCTCCTATGTGCTCGACCAGTCGCGCATCAAGGATCTGCGCACCGGCGTCGAAACCGGCAATACCCAGGCAGTGCTGGATGGCGATCTGGATGATTTCATCGAGGCCAGCTTAAAAAGCGGCCTGTGA
- a CDS encoding chemotaxis protein CheW: MATTLNMIHSLLLPVHGKMLLPHATVAEVVPYSAAEPVPHAPVWLAGMLSWRGARIPLVFFEGACGDSLPVAAPAEQKIVVLKTLGEDPDLPFIALVMQGLPRAIKVDADALSAEADESSVPLILKHIHINGQAAYLPNLDALENAIKAALHTVNN; this comes from the coding sequence ATGGCTACAACATTAAATATGATTCACAGCCTGTTGCTGCCGGTACATGGAAAAATGCTGCTGCCGCACGCCACAGTTGCGGAAGTCGTTCCCTATAGTGCCGCTGAACCGGTGCCGCATGCTCCAGTCTGGCTGGCAGGCATGCTGTCCTGGCGGGGCGCGCGCATCCCTCTGGTGTTTTTTGAGGGGGCTTGCGGAGATTCCTTGCCCGTCGCCGCGCCCGCTGAGCAAAAGATCGTTGTGTTGAAAACCTTGGGTGAAGACCCTGATCTGCCATTCATCGCCCTGGTGATGCAAGGTCTGCCGCGTGCCATCAAGGTGGACGCGGATGCCTTGAGCGCCGAGGCCGATGAGTCATCCGTTCCGCTGATCCTGAAACATATTCATATCAACGGGCAAGCTGCATACCTCCCCAATCTTGATGCCCTGGAAAACGCGATTAAAGCAGCGCTGCATACGGTTAATAATTAG
- a CDS encoding transposase encodes MIFLIKERKRHIIVDTLGNLLHVMAHDANTHGTKAAPTAFERVSEKYDAITAFSGDAGYRGTAGTFVKNTLGLELHIKNP; translated from the coding sequence TTGATATTTTTAATAAAAGAGCGCAAGCGCCACATCATCGTTGATACGCTGGGGAATTTACTGCACGTCATGGCCCATGACGCCAACACGCATGGCACGAAAGCAGCGCCCACGGCATTCGAGCGGGTTTCGGAAAAATATGATGCCATAACGGCGTTCTCGGGCGATGCGGGTTACCGGGGAACCGCTGGGACGTTTGTAAAAAACACATTAGGGCTGGAATTACATATAAAAAACCCCTGA
- a CDS encoding Hpt domain-containing protein, with product MISAEHMDYGALKWVKGEIEVNLQQAQQALEVFQEHPAEAAQIDLCITLLHQVCGALQMLDLTEAFALAREMEQAVRVLAKDADRRKGWVYSTLMRAMSELPLYLTGLQEAQADRPQVFLPLINDLRVATGASVLSESMVFGPAVIPTVSPHSPDMQDTLARDVKALAHQLRPVYQAGLLVWYRDTGNKAALRRLLQVAVQLQQVCPEEGLWRVAEALIERLLAETLEPNNAIKLLLGQVERQIGRVMAAGAEELRDHPPADLIKNLLFYIAYADTQSEQTRGMAVSAGTDMLQNTRDGANVANPGLLEIAAGAVKDELAWAKTKLDSFARAGGRHTPQELRVIAGVLARVSNTLDMLGRWELRQRVRQQTGVLDAMLEGGAILNDPRLMEVANALLYVESLLRDVQMPDAAVSESASGKPAGNPGAVKAVTAEYHDLCRAVIREVMVDMGKVKDDIIALAKASDQHELISSAPAVLHRIVGSLTMLSLKRPADLLKAGYHYIRRELIERKISPSLEALDTLADMLTGIEFYLDTLAESQMNLDSLLDLAENNAVTLGYPVDEVDDYPLEAAIKVAAPAEPTIVEIISLAESADEVISQQPDPDSIVLDMDRADLAENPVMAGAIETVQLLPVARTQEEEDADEVMEVFIEEVGEELTSIAQHYPRWKQDTNNNEPLKNIRRSFHTLKGSGRLVGANVIGEVAWAIEHLLNKVIDGEVPVTPPLFDVVEQAQAVMPGLLQQFQRIKTKMDIDTDIQALIDQAQALTSPAASLKEHVNSAPDAAMAIQQEAAAAAPSVEQEAVIDPVLLEIFRAESKGRLEEVRRFIDVCGQSKKGQVTEPLMRNLHTLQGSAHMAGFKDIGDLGSLFEKLVNAIHRNHGEVAEAELLALGDFSEVFHDMLHLENPLAESPEKTAALEKISFLTRRVQHFLDAAVIETGTSMDTDAHNALNDGISGNDNDEVREIFLEEAAEILGNTESLLQSWIHAPDVLGPVARLERELHTFKGGARMAGISAMGDLSHSFESLLSAIVAGDVAATDEIFQTFEQAHDRLQTMLEPALLHLPVAAAPDLIARMEALARHESIEPAQSHDLSLAGDEDESIILSSAMPEAVTGGAQAEAVFDPAPEDDAPLPVADSIDIPASMVTEEPLADATTAPDGTPAEPAWLIPKPSTEQIRVRADLLDNLVNQAGELSISRSRLEQQINGFHTGLTEMKQTVVRLRDQLRKLDMETEAQILFRHQEAGFQGQDFDPLEFDRFSMLQQLSRSMMESTADLASIQDQLEKQAGDSETVLLQQARLNTELQEGMMRTRMLPFAGMASRLRRVVRQTAREVGKPIELQVVGEDLEMDRTVLDRMAGPLEHMVRNAVDHGVEDAATRRAQGKPEMGVITLQLAKEGTEMVLLLADDGRGLDLAAIRRKAIERGLLGENTVIDDYNLMQFVLESGFSTAAQVTQISGRGVGMDVVNNEIKQLGGSLQIESVAGSGSRFTVRLPVALSITQALIVGAGEHMYAIPHSSIDGVMRVSYEMLMQAHERGASTFEYGGAHYALQSLSGLLSGGVSPLPEKEARHLLLMVHGSGQRAALWVNSVMENREIVVKSLGPQLSTVRGIMGATIMGDGGVVLILDIPVLLRLGLIAEQSQGLTPETKVAIQGAAPPSGSGIINVMVVDDSITVRKVTSRLLERNQMRVFTAKDGVDALESLQHQIPDVMLLDIEMPRMDGYELASVIRNDERLKHIPIIMITSRTGEKHREHARRIGVNEYLGKPYQENELLDHIRALAGGQAANNDLSMAV from the coding sequence CATCAGCTACGTCCGGTGTATCAGGCGGGCTTGCTGGTGTGGTACCGTGATACCGGCAATAAAGCGGCATTGCGGCGGCTATTGCAGGTGGCTGTGCAGTTGCAGCAAGTGTGTCCTGAAGAAGGCCTGTGGAGAGTAGCCGAGGCGTTGATTGAACGGTTGCTGGCTGAAACACTTGAACCCAACAATGCCATCAAGTTGCTGCTGGGACAAGTGGAGCGCCAGATCGGACGGGTCATGGCAGCGGGAGCGGAGGAGTTGCGCGATCACCCACCCGCTGACCTTATAAAAAACCTGCTCTTTTATATTGCCTATGCCGACACGCAAAGCGAGCAGACCAGAGGTATGGCTGTTTCTGCCGGTACCGATATGTTACAGAATACTCGCGATGGAGCGAACGTTGCCAACCCCGGCTTGCTGGAAATTGCCGCAGGTGCAGTCAAGGATGAACTGGCATGGGCCAAGACCAAGTTGGACAGCTTCGCGCGTGCCGGTGGACGTCATACCCCGCAAGAATTGCGTGTTATAGCCGGCGTCTTGGCCAGGGTGTCAAATACCCTGGATATGCTGGGCCGCTGGGAGCTGCGTCAGCGCGTGCGGCAGCAGACTGGCGTGCTCGATGCGATGCTGGAAGGGGGCGCTATCCTCAACGACCCCCGCCTTATGGAAGTGGCCAACGCCTTGCTATATGTGGAATCGCTGTTGCGCGATGTCCAGATGCCGGATGCGGCGGTTTCTGAAAGCGCCTCCGGCAAGCCCGCGGGCAACCCGGGAGCTGTAAAAGCCGTGACCGCGGAGTACCACGATTTGTGCCGCGCTGTTATCCGCGAGGTAATGGTTGATATGGGTAAGGTGAAGGACGACATCATTGCCCTTGCCAAAGCGTCCGATCAGCATGAGTTGATCAGTTCCGCGCCCGCCGTGCTGCATCGTATTGTTGGTAGTTTGACGATGCTGTCCCTGAAGCGCCCGGCGGACTTGTTGAAAGCAGGTTATCACTATATCCGGCGCGAGTTGATCGAGCGCAAGATCTCGCCATCCCTTGAGGCGCTAGATACCTTGGCCGACATGTTGACCGGCATCGAATTTTACCTGGATACCCTGGCCGAAAGTCAGATGAATCTTGATTCCCTGCTGGATCTGGCTGAAAACAATGCGGTTACTTTAGGTTATCCGGTTGATGAAGTGGATGACTACCCGCTGGAGGCTGCGATCAAAGTTGCGGCGCCAGCTGAACCTACTATTGTTGAAATCATTTCTTTGGCAGAAAGCGCTGATGAGGTTATCTCGCAGCAACCGGATCCAGACAGTATCGTCCTGGACATGGACAGGGCCGATCTAGCTGAAAATCCCGTTATGGCTGGTGCTATCGAGACAGTTCAACTATTACCTGTCGCGCGCACACAGGAGGAAGAAGACGCAGACGAGGTGATGGAGGTTTTTATCGAGGAAGTAGGCGAGGAGCTGACTTCTATCGCACAACATTATCCTCGGTGGAAGCAGGATACGAACAATAATGAGCCGCTCAAGAATATTCGCCGCTCATTCCATACTCTGAAAGGCAGCGGTAGGCTGGTGGGTGCGAATGTGATTGGCGAGGTTGCCTGGGCCATTGAGCATTTGTTGAATAAAGTGATTGATGGCGAAGTCCCCGTCACGCCGCCACTGTTCGATGTGGTGGAGCAAGCCCAAGCGGTTATGCCTGGGCTGCTGCAACAATTTCAGCGTATTAAAACAAAGATGGATATCGACACGGATATCCAGGCATTGATAGACCAGGCACAGGCGCTAACTTCCCCCGCTGCGAGTCTTAAAGAGCATGTTAATAGCGCTCCCGATGCGGCGATGGCAATACAGCAGGAGGCCGCTGCAGCTGCCCCTTCCGTGGAGCAGGAGGCAGTGATTGACCCTGTGCTGCTGGAGATCTTCAGGGCTGAATCCAAGGGGCGCTTGGAGGAGGTGCGGCGGTTTATTGATGTCTGCGGCCAGTCCAAAAAAGGTCAGGTGACGGAACCGCTGATGCGCAATTTGCATACCCTGCAAGGCAGCGCGCATATGGCGGGCTTTAAGGATATCGGCGATCTCGGTAGCTTGTTCGAAAAGCTGGTCAATGCGATTCACCGTAATCACGGTGAGGTGGCGGAGGCGGAGTTACTCGCTTTAGGTGATTTTAGCGAAGTGTTCCATGACATGCTGCACTTGGAGAATCCGCTCGCGGAGTCCCCGGAAAAGACAGCGGCACTGGAGAAAATTTCTTTCCTGACGCGCCGCGTACAGCACTTCCTTGATGCTGCTGTTATCGAAACCGGCACTTCTATGGACACCGATGCGCATAATGCCTTGAATGATGGTATATCGGGCAATGACAACGATGAAGTGCGCGAGATTTTTCTCGAAGAGGCGGCGGAAATTCTGGGTAATACGGAATCCCTGCTGCAAAGCTGGATTCACGCGCCCGACGTGCTCGGGCCGGTTGCGAGGCTGGAGCGCGAACTGCATACCTTTAAAGGCGGCGCACGCATGGCGGGAATCAGCGCCATGGGTGATCTTAGCCATAGCTTCGAATCTTTACTGAGCGCCATCGTGGCCGGTGATGTTGCCGCTACTGATGAGATTTTCCAGACATTCGAGCAAGCCCATGACCGGCTGCAAACGATGCTGGAACCGGCGCTGTTGCACTTGCCGGTGGCTGCGGCTCCCGATCTGATTGCCAGGATGGAAGCATTGGCCAGGCATGAAAGCATTGAGCCGGCTCAATCGCATGATTTATCGCTGGCGGGGGATGAAGACGAGAGCATTATTCTTTCCTCTGCAATGCCGGAAGCAGTTACCGGCGGTGCGCAGGCAGAGGCAGTTTTCGATCCTGCTCCAGAGGACGATGCCCCGTTGCCTGTTGCAGATTCGATAGATATCCCCGCCTCAATGGTGACAGAAGAACCCTTGGCAGATGCTACTACTGCGCCGGATGGCACCCCGGCAGAGCCGGCATGGCTGATCCCCAAGCCATCCACCGAACAAATCCGTGTGCGTGCCGATCTGCTGGACAATCTGGTGAACCAGGCAGGAGAGTTGAGCATTTCCCGTTCTCGCCTGGAGCAACAGATTAATGGCTTCCACACGGGCTTGACGGAAATGAAGCAGACGGTTGTCCGCTTGCGTGATCAACTGCGCAAGCTCGATATGGAAACCGAGGCGCAAATTCTGTTCCGTCACCAGGAAGCAGGATTTCAGGGCCAGGATTTCGATCCGCTGGAATTTGATCGTTTCTCGATGTTGCAACAGTTGTCGCGCAGCATGATGGAATCAACCGCCGACCTTGCCAGTATTCAGGATCAACTGGAAAAGCAGGCTGGCGATTCGGAAACCGTGCTGCTGCAACAGGCGCGTCTCAATACCGAGTTGCAGGAAGGCATGATGCGCACCCGCATGTTACCCTTCGCGGGCATGGCATCACGCCTGCGTCGGGTAGTGCGGCAAACGGCGCGAGAGGTGGGAAAGCCGATTGAATTGCAGGTCGTCGGTGAAGACCTTGAAATGGACCGCACCGTGCTCGATAGAATGGCGGGTCCCCTGGAGCACATGGTACGCAACGCTGTCGACCACGGTGTTGAAGATGCAGCCACCCGGCGCGCTCAGGGCAAGCCCGAGATGGGCGTGATTACCCTGCAACTTGCCAAGGAAGGCACAGAAATGGTGCTACTGCTGGCTGACGACGGGCGCGGCCTGGATCTGGCGGCAATCCGCCGCAAGGCCATTGAACGTGGTCTGCTGGGCGAAAACACGGTGATTGATGACTACAATCTGATGCAGTTCGTGCTCGAATCAGGCTTCAGCACTGCCGCGCAAGTTACGCAGATTTCCGGGCGCGGTGTGGGTATGGATGTGGTGAATAACGAGATCAAACAGCTTGGCGGCAGCCTGCAGATTGAATCCGTCGCGGGCAGTGGCAGCCGGTTCACAGTACGCCTGCCTGTGGCGTTGTCCATCACCCAGGCGCTGATCGTCGGAGCAGGCGAGCACATGTACGCCATCCCTCACTCCAGTATCGATGGTGTAATGCGCGTCAGCTACGAAATGCTCATGCAGGCACATGAGCGTGGTGCTTCCACATTTGAATACGGCGGTGCCCATTACGCACTGCAATCGTTAAGCGGGCTGTTGAGCGGTGGCGTGTCTCCCCTTCCTGAAAAAGAGGCCCGGCATCTGTTGTTGATGGTGCATGGCAGCGGCCAGCGCGCTGCGTTGTGGGTGAATTCGGTCATGGAAAATCGCGAAATCGTGGTCAAATCCTTGGGGCCGCAGTTGAGTACGGTGCGCGGTATCATGGGCGCTACCATCATGGGTGATGGTGGTGTGGTATTGATTCTGGATATCCCCGTATTGCTGCGTCTGGGTTTGATTGCCGAGCAGTCACAGGGGTTGACGCCAGAGACGAAAGTTGCGATACAAGGCGCCGCGCCGCCATCGGGAAGCGGGATTATCAACGTCATGGTGGTGGACGATTCAATTACCGTGCGCAAAGTTACCTCGCGCCTGCTGGAACGCAATCAGATGCGGGTGTTCACCGCCAAAGACGGGGTGGATGCGCTGGAATCGCTACAGCATCAGATACCCGATGTCATGCTGTTGGATATCGAAATGCCGCGCATGGATGGTTATGAGCTGGCCTCGGTGATTCGCAATGATGAACGCCTCAAACACATCCCCATTATCATGATCACCTCGCGTACCGGCGAAAAACATCGCGAGCACGCCAGGCGCATCGGCGTGAACGAGTATCTGGGCAAGCCCTACCAGGAAAATGAATTGCTCGATCATATTCGCGCACTGGCCGGCGGCCAGGCAGCGAATAACGACTTGAGCATGGCAGTCTAA
- a CDS encoding TonB-dependent receptor, which yields MKIYYRRAACIAAFAASLPQAQAEPMKQDLQYALLLGLAAAPPAVHASPNVQMEGSLSAGYRQDRLNWSIAGTSVGTNPNILSELSWDNLNIAQLRAGGKITYKNDWVMRGAASYGEIITGRNQDSDYLGDNRTMEFSRSNNKAGGNVRDASLGVGHTFRFFDKTVGKFINLTPLAGYSLNQQNLIMTDGYQTWPPTGAFPGLNTTYNAEWKGPWVGMDAWLQAGPKLAVIASLEYHWVDYSAEANWNLRDEFARPLSFTHYARGNGYTASLGGSYSIARSFLLNVTLEHRKWTTDPGKDVTYFADGKIGHTQFNQANWESMAAMVEAVVRF from the coding sequence ATGAAAATTTACTACCGTAGGGCGGCATGCATTGCCGCATTCGCAGCTAGCCTGCCCCAAGCACAAGCGGAACCAATGAAACAAGACCTGCAATATGCACTGCTTTTAGGGCTCGCCGCCGCGCCGCCCGCCGTACACGCATCCCCTAACGTACAAATGGAAGGCTCGCTAAGCGCGGGCTACCGTCAAGACAGGCTCAATTGGAGTATTGCCGGCACATCAGTGGGAACAAACCCCAACATCCTGTCTGAACTTAGCTGGGACAACCTGAACATTGCCCAGCTACGGGCGGGCGGCAAAATAACCTACAAGAACGATTGGGTCATGCGCGGGGCAGCAAGCTACGGAGAAATCATCACAGGCCGAAATCAGGACTCAGATTATCTGGGCGACAACCGCACCATGGAGTTTTCCCGCTCCAACAACAAGGCGGGTGGTAATGTGCGCGATGCAAGCTTGGGCGTGGGACATACCTTCCGTTTTTTTGATAAAACGGTCGGAAAATTTATCAATCTCACCCCGCTGGCGGGTTATTCTCTCAACCAGCAAAACTTGATCATGACCGACGGTTACCAGACTTGGCCGCCCACCGGCGCCTTTCCCGGTCTGAACACCACATACAACGCCGAGTGGAAAGGCCCCTGGGTGGGTATGGACGCCTGGCTACAGGCGGGGCCGAAACTGGCCGTCATCGCCAGCCTCGAATACCACTGGGTGGATTACTCCGCCGAAGCCAACTGGAATTTGCGGGACGAATTCGCCCGTCCCTTGAGCTTTACCCATTATGCGCGAGGCAATGGCTATACCGCATCACTGGGGGGATCGTATTCCATCGCCAGGAGTTTTCTACTCAATGTCACACTGGAGCACCGCAAATGGACTACCGATCCAGGCAAGGACGTGACCTACTTTGCTGATGGCAAAATAGGTCACACACAGTTCAATCAGGCAAATTGGGAGTCGATGGCTGCGATGGTAGAGGCGGTGGTTCGGTTTTAA
- the glnA gene encoding glutamate--ammonia ligase has product MSAETVLKMITDNEVKFVDFRFTDTRGKEQHVSVPASTLDADAFSEGKMFDGSSIAGWKGIEESDMILMPDADTAVMDPFFDESTLILRCDILEPHTMKGYDRDPRSLAKRAEAYLQSTGIADTAFFGPEPEFFIFDDVRWGADMSGSFCKIDSEAAAWNSEKVYPDGNMGHRPGVKGGYFPVPPVDQFQDLRSAMCLALEDMGLSVETHHHEVATAGQCEIGTRFSTLVKKADEVQILKYVIQNVAHAYGKTVTFMPKPIVGDNGSGMHVHQSLSKGGDNLFGGNLYGGLSEMALFYIGGIFKHARALNAITNSTTNSYKRLVPGFEAPTMLAYSARNRSASVRIPYVPSPKARRIELRFPDASSNPYLAFAAMMMAGLDGIQNKIHPGEAMDKDLYDLPAEEAKKIPTVCHSLDMALDALDNDRAFLTAGGVFSNEMIDAYIDLKMKEVTRFRMTTHPVEYDMYYSL; this is encoded by the coding sequence ATGTCCGCAGAAACAGTTCTCAAAATGATTACAGACAACGAAGTGAAATTCGTTGATTTCCGTTTCACCGATACTCGTGGAAAAGAGCAGCATGTATCCGTGCCGGCTTCCACGCTTGATGCCGATGCTTTTAGTGAGGGCAAGATGTTCGACGGATCTTCCATTGCTGGCTGGAAGGGCATTGAAGAGTCCGACATGATTCTGATGCCTGATGCCGATACCGCAGTGATGGATCCGTTCTTCGACGAGAGCACACTGATTCTGCGTTGCGACATTCTGGAACCCCATACCATGAAGGGTTACGACCGTGACCCACGTTCGCTGGCGAAGCGTGCTGAGGCCTATCTGCAGTCCACCGGCATTGCCGACACCGCGTTTTTTGGCCCGGAGCCTGAATTCTTTATCTTCGACGACGTGCGTTGGGGCGCGGACATGAGCGGCTCGTTCTGCAAGATCGACTCGGAAGCGGCTGCGTGGAACTCCGAGAAGGTATACCCGGATGGCAACATGGGGCATCGCCCCGGCGTGAAGGGCGGCTATTTCCCCGTGCCGCCGGTGGATCAGTTCCAGGATCTTCGTTCCGCCATGTGCCTGGCGCTGGAAGATATGGGGTTGTCCGTTGAAACCCATCACCACGAAGTGGCAACCGCCGGCCAGTGCGAAATCGGCACCCGCTTCAGCACCCTGGTTAAAAAGGCTGATGAGGTTCAGATCCTCAAATACGTCATCCAGAACGTAGCGCACGCCTATGGCAAGACAGTCACCTTCATGCCCAAGCCCATCGTCGGCGACAACGGCAGCGGTATGCACGTGCACCAGTCGCTTTCCAAGGGTGGTGATAATCTGTTCGGCGGCAATCTGTACGGTGGCCTGTCCGAGATGGCGCTTTTCTACATCGGCGGTATCTTCAAGCACGCCCGCGCGTTGAACGCCATCACCAATTCCACCACCAACAGCTACAAGCGCTTGGTGCCGGGCTTCGAGGCGCCGACCATGCTCGCCTACTCGGCCCGCAACCGCTCCGCTTCGGTGCGTATTCCGTACGTGCCCAGCCCGAAAGCACGTCGTATTGAGCTGCGCTTCCCGGACGCCAGCAGCAATCCTTACCTGGCCTTTGCTGCAATGATGATGGCGGGTCTTGATGGTATTCAAAACAAGATCCATCCCGGTGAGGCTATGGACAAGGATTTGTACGATCTGCCGGCAGAAGAGGCGAAGAAGATCCCCACCGTGTGCCATTCGCTGGACATGGCCCTGGACGCGCTCGACAACGACCGTGCCTTCCTCACCGCAGGTGGCGTGTTCTCTAACGAGATGATCGACGCCTATATTGACCTGAAGATGAAGGAAGTCACACGCTTCCGCATGACCACCCATCCGGTTGAGTACGACATGTATTACAGCCTGTAA